TTCAACATCTCAAGAAACACCAACGTTGTGACTGACCTTGGTGAGTTGGGAGAGGATGGTATTCCGTCAGAACCGATGCTGGGTATCACAGGTTGGTCAAGGATTTCAGAAGGCAAGCCAATTGGAACCTATTACGGTTACATTACAGATGGAATTTTCCAGCTGAACGATAACCTAGACAATGCACCATACTTTACAGGAGCAAAACCAGAAGCAGGTGATAGAAAATACAAGGACTTGAATGGTGATGGGGTTATTGACTCAAAAGATATCACTGAGATCGGAAATGCTACGCCTGACTTTATCTTCGGTTTTACCAATACCTTCAAGTACAAGCGCTTCACATTGATGGTGAATACACAAGGTTCAGTGGGCAACGACCTGGTCAACTTCAACAAATTCAATTTGGAAAACCTGTCAGGAACGACGAATGCGTCTTCAGCAGTATTGGACAGATGGACGCCTGAGAATCCAACCAACGATATGCCGAAAGCGGATGCTACTCCTCCTACCAATGTGTTGTCTTCGGCGCAAGTTGAGGATGGATCATACTGGAGAATCAAGAACCTGAAACTGGGATATGACCTTCCGGAAAACATCACTAATAAAGCAGGTATGACTTCATTCCATGTGTATGCAAGTGTACAGAATCTTTATACGCTGACTAACTACACTGGCTTTGATCCTGAGGTGAATATGTTCTCGAGCGTGACCAGCATGGGAGCGGACTATGGTTCATATCCTACAGCAAGAACATTCCTGATCGGCGCAAACATCACATTTTAATTGAAGGTAATCATGAAAATATATAAGGCATTGATATTGGCTGCCTTGCTGGGTAGCGGTTGCAGCTCCTTTCTGGATGAGGAGCCGATAAGTGAAATCACACAGGAAAACTATTACAAGACTGAGCAGGATGCTATTGCAGCAGTCAACGCACTGTATGATTATATCAGTGTGGGTAACTCAGGATTATGGAGTGGTGAGTTTGGTGGGGTTTACTACAATGACTACTGGATAACACAAGGTCTCTGCTCTGATGAGATGAAGACTGCTTCAGCCCCTGGAAGTTATTATTACCAGCTCTCCACTTTCTCATTCAACAGTAGCAACAGCGGATTGGAGAAGGTATGGAAAGACTGTTACAAGACAATCAATACAGCCAATCTGGCGATTGAGAATATTCCTCCAATCCAGATGGATGAAGAGCTGAAGGGAAAACTGTTGGGTGAAGCTAAGTTCTTTAGGGCAATGCTCTACTTCGATCTGGTAAGGATGTATGGGGATGTTCCATTGAGAACTTCACCAACCAAAGGAGTGAATGATGTACAGGGAAGCAGAACACCATCTTCAGAGGTATATGCGCAAATAGAAAATGACCTGATGGATGCTATCAGCCAATTGCCAGCAAAGGGAAGTGCAGACTTGGGAAGGTGTACTTCAGGTGCAGCAAAGGCACTGCTGGCAAAAGTTTACCTGACAGAGGGGAAATATGCTGAATCGGCAACCATATGCAAAGAACTGATTGATTCAGGGAAGTATCAGTTGTTCAGTGATTTTAAAGACCTGTTCAAGATCAGTAATGCGAACAGAGAAGAGATCATCTTCTCCATTCCATTCAGTAATACTTTGAGTCAAGGTTGGAAGGGGAGCCAGTTCAATGTGCAGTTATTGCCGTCAGGACTGAACAAGGCTGGTGAAGGTCCTGAGAATGCACAGGGATGGCAGAAACCAACCATGGACTTGTATAACAGCTTTGACAACAGCGACAGAAGAAAAGATGTAAGCTTTATCACTTCTTACAAATACAGTGATGGCTCATCAGTGTCATTTGAACCACACATTGCCAAGTGGTGGGACATGGAGGCTGAGCCTAGAGCCAATCAGTCTGATCAGGATTATATCTACTTGCGCTATGCGGATGTATTGCTGATGTATGCAGAAGCACTGAATGAAGCCAATGGCGGACCAACAGCAGAAGCCTATGAAGCAATCAATCAGGTAAGAACTAGGGCTAGGTTTGATGGGGTGAATGTGCTGAACATCCTGCCGGATCTTTCAGGACTAGGTTATGAAGATTTCAAGGAAGCTATTCTGGAGGAAAGAAGACATGAGTTTGTAGCAGAGGGACACAGGTGGTTTGACCTTGTCCGTAATGGAAAGCTGATGGAGAAAGTGAAGCTGGCAACAGATAAGACTGAGAGCCAAGTAGCAGATTTCCACAATCTTTTCCCGATTCCACAAAGGGATCGTGAACTGAACTCTAGCCTGACACAGAATCCGGGGTATTAATAACTGAACAAGAAATTTAGAGCGCTATGTATACGATTGGTTTAGATCTAGGAGGAACTAAAATAAAGATAGGACTGATTCATAACGGTCAGATTGTAGAGGAAATAGAGGTGGATGCAGCGTCACACCTTGGTCTTCAGAACAGGCTGCCAGTATTGGAGAAGGAAATTAA
The Limibacter armeniacum DNA segment above includes these coding regions:
- a CDS encoding RagB/SusD family nutrient uptake outer membrane protein yields the protein MKIYKALILAALLGSGCSSFLDEEPISEITQENYYKTEQDAIAAVNALYDYISVGNSGLWSGEFGGVYYNDYWITQGLCSDEMKTASAPGSYYYQLSTFSFNSSNSGLEKVWKDCYKTINTANLAIENIPPIQMDEELKGKLLGEAKFFRAMLYFDLVRMYGDVPLRTSPTKGVNDVQGSRTPSSEVYAQIENDLMDAISQLPAKGSADLGRCTSGAAKALLAKVYLTEGKYAESATICKELIDSGKYQLFSDFKDLFKISNANREEIIFSIPFSNTLSQGWKGSQFNVQLLPSGLNKAGEGPENAQGWQKPTMDLYNSFDNSDRRKDVSFITSYKYSDGSSVSFEPHIAKWWDMEAEPRANQSDQDYIYLRYADVLLMYAEALNEANGGPTAEAYEAINQVRTRARFDGVNVLNILPDLSGLGYEDFKEAILEERRHEFVAEGHRWFDLVRNGKLMEKVKLATDKTESQVADFHNLFPIPQRDRELNSSLTQNPGY